The region GTAATCGTCGTTATTGATAAGCTGGCTCTCTTGGCGCTCTTTTAAGCTCTCGATCGCGAGCGTCAGCTGCTCTTGCGTCTGATCGTAGGGTTTGCCGTAGAGATCGCTAATTCGCGTATCGACGTTTAGGATCACGTTAATCGAATTTAGCTTGTATTCTCTGGGCTTAGCCTCATACTCGATATATCCGTTTGGAATGGTCGTTTTCTTTAGGTCTTGCGAGCAAAGCACGTCGAGAGGCGTTTCCCCCTCGACCACCCTATTAACGCGGTAGATACCCGTTTCAAGACCCTTAAACTGTAAAACGCGCGTCAAATAGCGCGGAGTCAGCGCGCCGTATTGCGGCGTCGTTTTGACGACGTTGGATAGTTGCAGAGCCGCGTCGCGACCCAAAGCGTGCGTAGTAGCCATCTGAAGATGCTCCTTTTGGTATGAAATCCGCCCTTCGCCTTAAAGGGACGCGGCGTTTTTAATAGGTCGGCAGCGAGGGATCAACCTGTTCAGACCACGCGTTTATCCCGCCCTCTAGGTTAAGCAGCGATCCGGCGTAACCCGCCTCTTTGAGCGCGCGAATGGCAAACGCGCTTCTTGTTCCCATCTTGCAGATAACGACGACCTCGACGTTTGGATTTAGCTCGTCTCGCCGCCTCGCGATCTGACCGATCGGAATGGCTTTGGCGTTTGGAAATCTGGCGATCGCGAGCTCGTGCGGTTCGCGCACGTCGATTAACTGCGGTTTTTCGCCGCGATCCAAGCGACGTTTAAGCTCTTTGGGCGTTATGGCGGCGACAGGCTCCTCTTGCTCGTCAAACTTCAGCCCGCAAAACTGCTCGTAGTCGATCAGCGCCGTAATTGTCGGATTCTCTCCGCAGACGGGGCAACTTGGGTCTTTGTCTATCGAGAAGGTATTAAACCTCATTTTCCAAGCGTCAAACAGGAGTAGCCGCCCGATCATTGTTTTAGGCGCGTTGGCGGCGCTGAAATTGGGCGCGACGATCAACTTGATAACTTCGGAAGCCTGCATAGAGCCGACGATACCCGGCAGAGCGCCGACCACGCCGCCCTCCGCGCACGAGGGAACCAAGCCCGCGGGCGGCGGCGTAGGATAGAGGCAGCGATAGCACGGTCCGCGCTTCGCGTCGAAAACGGAGAGCTGCCCCTCGAACTGATAGATCGAGCCATAGACAATCGGCTTGCCCAAAAAGACGCACGCGTCGTTTAGCAGATAGCGCGTCGGATAGTTGTCCGTCCCGTCGGCGACAATATCGTAATCCTTAATAATATCGAGCGCGTTGGCGGCGCTAAGTTTCGTATTGTGAATCTCTACGTTGATAAAGGGATTTACGCCCTTGATCCGATCGCGCGCGGAGGCGACTTTCGGGCGACCTATATCGCGCGTGGAGTGGATCACCTGCCGCTGTAGATTAGAGGACTCCACCTCGTCAAAGTCCGTAAGCCCGATCGTTCCAACGCCCGCCGCCGCCAAATACAGGGCGATCGGCGCGCCCAAACCGCCCGCGCCGACGATCAACACCTTGGCGGCTTTCAGCCTCTTTTGCCCTTCCAGCCCGACCTCGCCAAGCAGTAGATGCCTGCTGTAGCGCTCGATCTCCTCTCGCGTCAGTTCCGTTTGAGCGCGCATAGCTCTAGCCTATTTGCGGCGCGCCGCCGGCGATCGCGGGAATTAGCGTCAGGACGGTTTTATCGTCAATCTTGGTATCAAAGCCCTCTAGCGACCTGATATTTACGTCGCCGATAAAAATGTTGATAAACGATCGCGGTTTGTCGTCCGCGTCAAATATATGCTGCCTTATCGACGGGTATGTTTTAGCCAGCGCCTCTAGCGCCTCTAACGCGTTGGCGCCGCTTACCTCTATCTCGCTCTGGTGATCGACATAGGCTTTAAGCGCCGCGGGTAGTTGAATTATCGCCATATTTTTACTCCTTGAAACTCAAATCGAAGCCTGTCCTCGCTCAACTCAAATATATTGATCGTATCGGCTTTAGCCTTTAGCACGCTTACGATCGCGTAAGAGTAGAACGGCAAAGCCTGCTCCAAATCAAACTGCGAAGGATACGCGGGGTGATCGGGGTGAGAGTGATATATGCCAAGCAGATCGAGCTTTTTGGCGAGCGCCTCTCTTTCGGCGCGCAAAAAATCGATCGGCGCGATCTCGAAGCGGTTGCGCTGCGCTTCGTTTTCGCGAGCGTTCGCGATCGGCAAAATCTCGGTTATATACCGATCGCCGCCGCCCTCTAATTCGCCGAGCATAAAACCGCATATTTCGTAGGGGTATCCCCTCTCGCCCTCGCCTCTCATCGCGCGATCGGCTTCGGCGTTAAGATAGACGCTCATCGTTCGTCCCAGAACGGATCGGAGACATACCGAAGCCCGTTGTCGTTCAAAATCGTAACGACTATCTCGTCGCTAGAAAGCGTTTCGGCAAGCCGCAACGCCGCGAAAACATTGGCTCCGCTGCTGATTCCAACGTAAATCCCAGCCTCCCTAGCCAGCCTGCGCGTCGTCGCGTAAGCCTCTTCGGTGCTAACTTCGGCGAACCGATCGACAAGCGTTTCGTCGTAAAAGCCGCTTTTGAGCGTGCTTTGCAGGTGTTTTACCCCCTCTATGCCGTGTAGCGGGGAGTCGGGTTGAACATTTACGGCGGTTATTTTGGGGTTTAGCTCTTTAAGCCGTTTCGCGACTCCGCAAAAGGTTCCCGCGGTGCCGGACATAGCGACGAAATGCGTAACCTGTCCTCTGGTCTGATTCCATATCTCCACGCCCGTCGAGTTGTAGTGCGCCAGCGGGTTTTGCGGATTGTGGTATTGGTTGGGATAGAAATAGCGATCGGGGTTTGATTCAGCCTCCTCCTTTGCCCGTAAAAACGCGCCGTCGCTGGAGGCGAGCGGATCGGTCGGCACAATTTGCGCGCCGTAGCTAAGCAGGATTTTCTTGCGCTCGCTCGAGGCGTTGGCGGGCATATACAAAACCACTTTATAGTCCAAAGCCGCGCCGATCATCGCGTAAGCTATGCCCGTATTGCCGCTTGTGGCGTCGATAATCGTTTTGTCTTTGGTCAGCGCGCCGCTATGTATCCCGTCGAGCAACATCGCTTTGGCGGCGCGATCTTTGATCGATCCGCCAGGGTTGAAAAACTCCGCTTTCGCGAATACCCTCGCGCCTTTTCTAGCGCCAAGTTTAATCTCAAGAAGCGGCGTGTCGCCGATTAAATCTATGATTCCCGCCATTATCTAAATCTCTATCGATTTTATTGTGATTATAACGAAAAACGGTTTAATCGCTTAGCGCTTGGGCTAGATCGGCGATCAGGTCCTCCTTGTCCTCTATGCCTACCGACAGCCTTAGAAGCCTATCGTTTACTCCCGCGCTCAAACGCATGGATTCGGGTATCGCGCCGTGCGTCTGCACAAGCGGATAGGTAACGAGGCTCTCCACGCCGCCTAAACTTTCGGCGAAAAGTATCAGTTTTAACTTTTCGAGAACCTTCGGCGCTTTGTTCGGGTCTTTCAGATAGAAGCTGACCATTCCCGCGTTACCGCGCGACTGCGGGTGCGGCGTAAAGCCGGAGTAAAAAACCCGCTCGACTTCGGGGCGGCTTTGCAGCCATTTGGCGATCGCCTCGCCGTTTGACTTATGGCGCTCCATGCGCACGGCGAGCGTCTTTATGCCGCGCAAAACCAGCCAGCTATCCAGCGCGGAAAGCGACGCGCCCTCGCTCTTTTGCGCCTCTCTAAGCAAGGGGTCTAGATCGTCTCTTGAGTGCGCGATCAGCCCCGCGACCGTGTCGTTATGCCCGCTTAGATATTTGCTCGCCGAATGCACGACAATATCCGCGCCAAAGGCGATCGGGTTTTGAAAATAGGGGGTCAAAAAGGTGTTATCGACGA is a window of Helicobacteraceae bacterium DNA encoding:
- a CDS encoding cysteine synthase family protein, which produces MAGIIDLIGDTPLLEIKLGARKGARVFAKAEFFNPGGSIKDRAAKAMLLDGIHSGALTKDKTIIDATSGNTGIAYAMIGAALDYKVVLYMPANASSERKKILLSYGAQIVPTDPLASSDGAFLRAKEEAESNPDRYFYPNQYHNPQNPLAHYNSTGVEIWNQTRGQVTHFVAMSGTAGTFCGVAKRLKELNPKITAVNVQPDSPLHGIEGVKHLQSTLKSGFYDETLVDRFAEVSTEEAYATTRRLAREAGIYVGISSGANVFAALRLAETLSSDEIVVTILNDNGLRYVSDPFWDER
- a CDS encoding PLP-dependent aspartate aminotransferase family protein: MKKLDTVCVHTARPFDPVTGAISTPIYQSATFRHPRLGESTGFDYSRAINPTRSVLEETIALLEGAKYGLAFATGMGAISCAIKLFGVGDHIIVSEDLYGGTYRLFEGYYSKYGVEFSFIDTSDLGKVATAMKPNTKALFIETPSNPMMKITDIAACAKLIRDRGGLLIVDNTFLTPYFQNPIAFGADIVVHSASKYLSGHNDTVAGLIAHSRDDLDPLLREAQKSEGASLSALDSWLVLRGIKTLAVRMERHKSNGEAIAKWLQSRPEVERVFYSGFTPHPQSRGNAGMVSFYLKDPNKAPKVLEKLKLILFAESLGGVESLVTYPLVQTHGAIPESMRLSAGVNDRLLRLSVGIEDKEDLIADLAQALSD
- the moeB gene encoding molybdopterin-synthase adenylyltransferase MoeB, with the translated sequence MRAQTELTREEIERYSRHLLLGEVGLEGQKRLKAAKVLIVGAGGLGAPIALYLAAAGVGTIGLTDFDEVESSNLQRQVIHSTRDIGRPKVASARDRIKGVNPFINVEIHNTKLSAANALDIIKDYDIVADGTDNYPTRYLLNDACVFLGKPIVYGSIYQFEGQLSVFDAKRGPCYRCLYPTPPPAGLVPSCAEGGVVGALPGIVGSMQASEVIKLIVAPNFSAANAPKTMIGRLLLFDAWKMRFNTFSIDKDPSCPVCGENPTITALIDYEQFCGLKFDEQEEPVAAITPKELKRRLDRGEKPQLIDVREPHELAIARFPNAKAIPIGQIARRRDELNPNVEVVVICKMGTRSAFAIRALKEAGYAGSLLNLEGGINAWSEQVDPSLPTY
- a CDS encoding MoaD/ThiS family protein — protein: MAIIQLPAALKAYVDHQSEIEVSGANALEALEALAKTYPSIRQHIFDADDKPRSFINIFIGDVNIRSLEGFDTKIDDKTVLTLIPAIAGGAPQIG
- a CDS encoding M67 family metallopeptidase, which gives rise to MSVYLNAEADRAMRGEGERGYPYEICGFMLGELEGGGDRYITEILPIANARENEAQRNRFEIAPIDFLRAEREALAKKLDLLGIYHSHPDHPAYPSQFDLEQALPFYSYAIVSVLKAKADTINIFELSEDRLRFEFQGVKIWR